The Limisphaera ngatamarikiensis genome includes a window with the following:
- a CDS encoding RHS repeat domain-containing protein encodes GVHFVTYDGNGNVWTLVSASTGTETARYEYGPFGEPLRLTGAAAGSNPFRFSTKRSEDATGLVLYEYRAYSPALGRWLSRDPLEESGGANIYAALINSPIEDVDVEGLATHVRRPSTPPPRRPPMPNPPDIVRRALVCAAKCAVKTGMEKIGDKVNFNFLCGKLMRMCQEREDKDNKGLPSFEELTQGEDLALGKELTQKFVGCVVDCLASPGYNVSLQITNGSIVCDYTRRRIRISFDYEVTLDWAGAVHVVYTNHVGQACPRTSPAFRDCCEPCRP; translated from the coding sequence GGGAGTGCACTTTGTGACGTATGACGGCAACGGGAACGTGTGGACCCTGGTCTCGGCGAGCACCGGTACCGAAACTGCCCGGTACGAGTATGGACCGTTTGGGGAGCCCTTGCGGCTGACGGGCGCCGCGGCAGGTTCGAATCCGTTCCGCTTCAGCACGAAGCGGTCGGAGGACGCGACGGGCCTGGTGCTGTACGAATACCGGGCCTACAGTCCCGCCCTGGGGAGGTGGTTGAGCAGGGATCCACTGGAGGAGAGTGGCGGCGCCAACATTTATGCGGCGTTGATTAACAGCCCGATTGAGGATGTTGACGTGGAAGGCTTGGCGACACATGTGCGACGGCCTTCGACTCCTCCGCCGCGCCGCCCTCCAATGCCCAATCCCCCCGACATTGTGCGGCGGGCGCTGGTATGCGCAGCAAAGTGTGCTGTGAAAACCGGCATGGAAAAGATAGGCGACAAAGTCAATTTCAATTTCCTTTGCGGAAAGTTGATGCGCATGTGTCAAGAACGGGAAGATAAAGATAATAAAGGGCTGCCATCCTTCGAGGAGCTCACCCAGGGGGAGGACCTTGCGCTTGGGAAAGAGCTGACACAGAAGTTTGTCGGATGTGTGGTTGATTGCTTGGCCAGCCCCGGTTATAACGTCAGTTTGCAGATCACCAACGGCTCGATTGTTTGCGACTACACGCGGAGGCGGATTCGCATCTCATTTGATTACGAAGTTACCTTGGACTGGGCTGGAGCAGTCCATGTTGTGTATACCAACCACGTCGGGCAAGCATGCCCGCGTACATCACCGGCGTTTAGAGATTGTTGCGAGCCTTGTCGCCCATGA